The following proteins are encoded in a genomic region of Vibrio tasmaniensis:
- the efpL gene encoding elongation factor P-like protein EfpL yields the protein MPRASEIKKGFAINVDGKTVLVKDIEVTTPGGRGGQKIYRFRGHDVATGVKTEVRHKADEIVETIDVTKRAVMFSYVDGNEYIFMDNEDYTQFIFNGEMIEDELLFINEDTQGMYAILIDGTAATLELPTSVELVIEETDPSIKGASASARTKPARLSTGLTVQVPEYIATGDKVVVNTAERKYMNRAS from the coding sequence ATGCCTAGAGCAAGTGAGATTAAAAAAGGTTTTGCGATCAATGTTGATGGCAAAACAGTACTAGTTAAAGATATCGAAGTAACAACACCAGGTGGCCGTGGCGGTCAAAAGATTTACCGCTTCCGTGGTCACGATGTAGCAACTGGCGTTAAAACAGAAGTTCGTCACAAGGCTGACGAAATCGTTGAAACTATCGACGTAACTAAGCGTGCAGTAATGTTCTCTTACGTTGATGGCAACGAGTACATCTTCATGGATAACGAAGATTACACACAATTCATCTTCAACGGTGAAATGATCGAAGACGAACTGCTGTTCATCAACGAAGATACGCAAGGTATGTACGCGATTCTTATCGACGGTACTGCGGCGACTCTTGAACTACCAACTTCAGTTGAGCTAGTAATCGAAGAAACAGACCCTTCAATCAAAGGTGCATCTGCTTCAGCTCGTACTAAGCCAGCTCGTCTGTCTACAGGCCTGACTGTTCAAGTTCCTGAGTACATTGCAACTGGCGACAAAGTTGTTGTGAACACAGCTGAACGTAAATACATGAACCGCGCAAGCTAA
- a CDS encoding HI1450 family dsDNA-mimic protein, whose product MTEANDLMSYDDAIDTAYDIFLEMAADNLEPADVILFTAQFEDRGAAELVETGDDWVEHVGFEVDKEIYAEVRIGLVNEADDVLDDVFARLLISRDPEHKFCHMLWKRD is encoded by the coding sequence ATGACCGAAGCTAACGACCTAATGTCTTACGACGACGCAATTGACACTGCATACGACATCTTTCTAGAGATGGCTGCTGATAATCTTGAACCTGCAGACGTGATCCTATTCACGGCTCAGTTTGAAGATCGTGGCGCTGCAGAACTTGTTGAAACTGGTGACGATTGGGTTGAACATGTTGGCTTTGAAGTCGACAAAGAGATCTACGCTGAAGTACGCATTGGTCTTGTAAATGAAGCTGATGATGTCTTAGATGACGTATTCGCTCGTCTACTGATCAGCCGTGACCCTGAACACAAGTTCTGTCACATGTTGTGGAAACGCGACTAG